Proteins from a single region of Stappia sp. ES.058:
- a CDS encoding di-heme oxidoredictase family protein — translation MTKSTVWAVAGLVLAAALPAFAGDETSLPHRDDLSLQDRARVARVVAPSADPGALDPYEEMPGGATTSHKRLNANAFSFPSANLSFSGQRDFALGNGLFEKFWVSSPASTRASDGLGPLYNARSCQGCHLKDGRGYPPKKGEDAVALFLRLSVPPKTERQRTRLASGADLVVPEPMYGTQFQTFAVPGLSAEGRLAIDYAEKAVKLDDGTTVMLQVPTYEMTDLGYGEMQSDVMVSPRVAPPMIGLGLLEAIHPGDIVALADPDDADGDGISGRPSWLGETPDGDRALGRFGWKASAPTVRAQSAGAFAGDIGISSPDAPRPHGDCTTRQTACLDMPTGEQADLGESEAPDPVLELVDFYARNLAVPARRNARDPEVLAGKALFSDLGCTGCHNPKFVTSRAAAQPEHRFQLIWPYTDLLLHDMGEGLADHRPAGTATGREWRTPPLWGVGLTEMVGGREAYLHDGRARTLEEAILWHDGEGKSARDGYAALVKKDRERLLRFLGSL, via the coding sequence ATGACCAAATCGACAGTTTGGGCGGTTGCCGGTCTTGTTCTGGCTGCCGCCTTGCCGGCGTTTGCAGGCGATGAGACCTCCTTGCCGCATCGTGACGATCTCTCGCTTCAGGACAGGGCACGTGTGGCGCGTGTGGTTGCGCCGTCTGCGGATCCTGGGGCGCTGGACCCTTATGAAGAAATGCCCGGTGGCGCGACGACTTCACACAAGCGTTTGAATGCAAACGCTTTTTCCTTTCCATCGGCCAATCTTTCGTTTTCCGGGCAGCGCGATTTCGCGCTCGGAAACGGGCTTTTCGAGAAATTCTGGGTATCGTCGCCGGCCTCGACCCGTGCCTCCGACGGATTGGGCCCGCTTTACAATGCACGCTCTTGCCAGGGCTGTCATTTGAAGGACGGTCGCGGATATCCGCCGAAGAAGGGCGAGGACGCTGTCGCATTGTTTCTGCGGCTCTCGGTCCCGCCAAAAACCGAGCGGCAACGCACACGGCTAGCCAGCGGGGCGGATCTCGTCGTGCCCGAGCCGATGTACGGCACCCAGTTTCAGACCTTTGCCGTTCCGGGCCTTTCGGCGGAAGGCCGACTTGCCATCGACTATGCTGAAAAGGCCGTGAAGCTTGATGATGGCACCACGGTGATGCTCCAGGTGCCGACCTACGAGATGACCGATCTGGGCTATGGGGAGATGCAATCCGACGTGATGGTCTCGCCCCGCGTTGCGCCGCCGATGATTGGCCTGGGGCTTCTCGAGGCCATCCATCCCGGCGACATTGTCGCGCTGGCCGATCCGGACGATGCGGATGGCGATGGCATTTCGGGCCGGCCAAGCTGGCTTGGCGAGACACCGGACGGTGACCGGGCCCTCGGACGGTTCGGCTGGAAGGCGTCGGCGCCAACGGTTCGCGCGCAATCCGCTGGCGCCTTTGCGGGTGACATCGGCATTTCCTCGCCGGACGCGCCGCGCCCGCATGGGGACTGCACCACGCGCCAGACAGCCTGTCTGGACATGCCGACCGGCGAGCAGGCGGACCTCGGGGAAAGCGAAGCCCCCGACCCGGTGCTGGAGTTGGTCGATTTCTACGCCAGAAACCTCGCGGTGCCGGCGCGGCGAAATGCTCGCGATCCCGAGGTTCTGGCCGGAAAGGCGCTGTTTTCCGATCTGGGTTGTACCGGATGTCATAATCCGAAATTCGTTACTTCGCGCGCGGCTGCGCAGCCGGAGCACCGGTTCCAGTTGATCTGGCCTTATACGGATCTGTTGTTGCACGACATGGGCGAGGGGCTTGCCGATCACCGGCCTGCCGGAACCGCGACGGGGCGAGAATGGCGCACGCCGCCGCTGTGGGGGGTCGGCCTCACCGAGATGGTGGGCGGGCGCGAAGCCTATCTTCATGACGGGCGTGCCCGTACGCTTGAAGAGGCGATCCTTTGGCATGACGGAGAGGGAAAATCCGCCCGCGACGGATATGCCGCACTGGTGAAGAAAGACCGGGAGCGCTTGCTGCGTTTTCTGGGGTCGCTGTGA
- a CDS encoding imelysin family protein has translation MRALRLSGIAGLIALVAASVPPRIALADESEKNPQTNAYSSLVPALVSDYAVPAARDLEARLVTLDERIGDLCAEAADDDAGRAFDAAFGAAVTAHGRLFVVRFGALAEDTRLERLAFVPDRRGVVRRQVTRLMADPDASATDPVSLRDKSVALQGLSALEWIAYGADGTVALGDRDPERAFRCAYARALGARLVLLADEIVEAFRAPSGQTALLLSPGPGNPLAADASAAAGFAFHQIVTSLSLLSDQVLAPVLEEGPPAARATRAPFSRSHHALLHLRASLRGIEAALRTAGFAGMDADAAWIGDTLAFETKNAVTALASPPDNLAAVLADPEQRAKLAYVALVLDGLKQTLGGELAGHLGFQGGFNALDGD, from the coding sequence ATGAGAGCCTTGCGATTGTCCGGCATTGCCGGACTCATTGCCCTTGTGGCGGCTTCCGTGCCACCACGGATCGCGCTTGCCGATGAAAGCGAAAAGAACCCGCAGACGAACGCGTATTCATCTCTGGTTCCGGCTCTCGTGAGCGATTATGCGGTGCCGGCGGCACGCGACCTGGAAGCACGGCTTGTGACGCTTGACGAGCGCATTGGCGATCTTTGCGCGGAGGCGGCCGACGATGATGCCGGTCGCGCGTTCGACGCTGCGTTTGGCGCGGCGGTGACGGCCCATGGCCGGCTTTTCGTGGTGCGCTTCGGCGCCCTGGCGGAAGACACGCGGCTGGAGCGGCTTGCTTTTGTGCCAGACCGGCGCGGTGTGGTGCGGCGCCAGGTGACCCGGTTGATGGCCGACCCGGACGCGTCGGCGACCGATCCGGTGTCCCTGCGAGACAAGAGCGTGGCGCTTCAGGGTCTTTCCGCGCTCGAATGGATCGCCTACGGCGCCGACGGCACCGTGGCGCTTGGCGACCGGGATCCGGAAAGGGCATTTCGGTGTGCCTACGCCCGCGCGCTCGGTGCGCGCCTCGTCCTGCTCGCGGATGAGATCGTGGAAGCCTTTCGCGCGCCGAGCGGACAGACGGCCCTGTTGCTGAGCCCGGGACCCGGAAATCCGCTGGCGGCCGATGCTTCAGCGGCGGCCGGATTTGCGTTTCACCAGATTGTCACAAGCTTGTCGTTGCTGTCCGATCAGGTGCTTGCCCCGGTCTTGGAAGAGGGGCCGCCCGCCGCTCGGGCCACGCGCGCGCCCTTTTCGCGGTCGCACCATGCGCTTTTGCATCTGCGGGCATCGCTGCGCGGGATCGAGGCGGCGCTGCGCACTGCGGGCTTCGCCGGGATGGACGCGGATGCGGCCTGGATCGGCGACACGCTTGCGTTCGAAACGAAGAATGCGGTCACCGCGCTGGCGAGCCCGCCGGACAACCTGGCCGCCGTGCTGGCCGATCCCGAACAGCGCGCGAAACTCGCATATGTTGCGCTCGTTCTTGACGGTTTGAAACAGACGCTCGGTGGCGAACTGGCCGGCCACCTCGGCTTCCAGGGAGGCTTCAATGCCCTCGATGGAGATTGA
- a CDS encoding DUF1513 domain-containing protein translates to MAEAHAAGIEDGEPLFASARREADGSYSVAVVGIDGLDRMVIPLPGRGHDVTVCRTTGRCLSFARRPGTFAVLFDPLGKTPPSAFAAVPGRHFYGHGAFSPDGRLAYATENDYAAMRGVIGVYDVSGDMPRRIGEFDSGGIGPHDILPMPDGRTLVVANGGIATHPDTGRDKLNLDDMRPNIAMIDSTTGGLVGMVEGDTGLSRLSLRHMDVGADSRVWIGGQFQGVASEHPPLMASLDPAEGRLRMHDVPDKLRPKLENYIGSVTLNRDGSIVAASCPRGGRVLYFSARDGAFVASQARNDACGLAPLDARSFLVSDGGGALLESASPDRPPLLAAARAGLAWDNHLVALPLAA, encoded by the coding sequence ATGGCTGAAGCGCACGCAGCCGGAATCGAAGACGGCGAACCCTTGTTCGCCTCTGCAAGGCGTGAGGCGGACGGGTCGTATTCCGTTGCCGTCGTCGGTATCGACGGGCTTGACCGCATGGTCATCCCGTTGCCGGGACGCGGCCACGACGTGACGGTTTGTCGGACAACCGGCCGGTGTCTCTCCTTCGCGCGGCGGCCCGGCACCTTCGCGGTGCTGTTCGATCCCTTGGGCAAAACGCCACCGTCCGCCTTCGCCGCCGTGCCGGGACGGCATTTTTACGGTCATGGCGCCTTTTCCCCCGACGGGCGTCTCGCCTATGCGACGGAAAACGACTATGCGGCCATGCGCGGGGTCATCGGCGTTTACGACGTCTCGGGAGACATGCCGCGCCGGATCGGGGAATTCGACAGCGGCGGTATCGGACCGCACGACATCCTGCCGATGCCGGACGGACGCACGCTGGTGGTGGCCAACGGCGGCATCGCCACGCACCCGGATACGGGCCGGGACAAGCTCAATCTCGACGACATGCGGCCGAACATCGCGATGATCGACAGCACGACCGGCGGACTTGTGGGAATGGTGGAAGGCGACACCGGCCTGAGCCGGCTTTCGCTTCGTCATATGGATGTCGGCGCGGATTCGCGCGTCTGGATCGGCGGCCAGTTTCAGGGCGTGGCGAGCGAGCATCCCCCGTTGATGGCCTCGCTCGATCCGGCCGAGGGGCGCCTGCGCATGCACGACGTGCCGGACAAGTTGCGGCCCAAGCTTGAGAACTACATTGGTTCGGTGACCCTCAATCGCGACGGCAGCATTGTGGCGGCGTCCTGTCCACGCGGGGGCCGCGTGCTCTATTTCTCCGCGCGCGACGGCGCGTTCGTCGCAAGTCAGGCGCGAAATGATGCCTGCGGTCTTGCGCCCCTCGACGCCCGGTCGTTCCTGGTGTCCGACGGCGGAGGCGCGCTTCTGGAGAGCGCCAGCCCCGATCGTCCGCCGCTGTTGGCTGCGGCGCGCGCCGGTCTTGCCTGGGACAACCATCTGGTCGCGCTGCCATTGGCAGCGTGA
- a CDS encoding glycine cleavage system protein R, translated as MSTISLVLTVIADDRPGLVRRIAEAIAAHEGNWIESSMARLAGEFAGIVRVEAPKTQIAALESALSGLAESGLHITVKRGETDRESHGQAARINVMCQDHAGIVQALSASLADHRVSITNLSTEVYAGSMSGERMFRAELDVVLPVDVTPQSLSHALEELAGDLMAEIDFTDIG; from the coding sequence ATGTCCACGATTTCACTCGTTCTGACCGTCATTGCAGACGACCGTCCCGGTCTGGTGCGCCGGATCGCGGAAGCGATTGCCGCCCATGAGGGAAACTGGATCGAGAGCTCCATGGCCCGTCTGGCGGGCGAGTTCGCCGGAATCGTGCGGGTGGAGGCGCCGAAGACACAGATCGCAGCCCTTGAAAGCGCACTCTCGGGGCTCGCCGAGAGCGGTCTGCACATCACCGTCAAGCGTGGCGAGACGGATCGCGAATCGCATGGGCAGGCCGCGCGTATCAACGTGATGTGCCAGGACCATGCCGGCATCGTACAGGCGCTGTCGGCATCGCTGGCCGATCATCGCGTGAGCATCACCAACCTGTCGACCGAAGTCTATGCCGGCTCGATGAGCGGCGAGCGCATGTTCCGCGCCGAACTCGACGTCGTTCTGCCCGTGGACGTTACGCCGCAGTCGCTATCGCACGCGCTGGAAGAGCTCGCCGGAGACCTGATGGCCGAGATCGATTTTACCGATATCGGCTGA
- a CDS encoding cupin domain-containing protein has protein sequence MLTGKGQSPLLPSTARTATGLTHARLDALELSQAPIDPDWILEGAPQARVAQIAEGTDAGATMAMWDCTAGRFNWYFGCDEAVFILEGSVTVTGPDGETRDLSAGDTAYFPAYTWFEWHVPTYVRKVAFCHRVVPSLARVPLKVLNKLSTIADKLYTVAFGARNAPIRRKAS, from the coding sequence ATGTTGACCGGCAAAGGGCAATCTCCACTGCTGCCAAGCACCGCACGCACGGCGACCGGCCTCACCCACGCGCGCCTGGACGCACTTGAGCTTTCGCAAGCGCCGATCGATCCCGACTGGATCCTGGAAGGCGCTCCGCAGGCGCGCGTTGCCCAGATCGCAGAAGGCACCGATGCGGGAGCGACGATGGCCATGTGGGACTGCACTGCGGGACGCTTCAACTGGTATTTCGGTTGCGACGAGGCGGTTTTCATCCTCGAAGGAAGCGTCACCGTGACCGGCCCCGACGGCGAGACGCGCGACCTGAGCGCCGGCGATACGGCCTACTTCCCGGCATATACATGGTTCGAGTGGCATGTGCCGACCTATGTGCGGAAAGTCGCCTTCTGCCACAGGGTCGTGCCGAGCCTCGCCCGCGTGCCGCTCAAGGTGCTGAACAAGCTCTCGACAATCGCCGACAAGCTCTACACCGTCGCATTCGGCGCAAGGAACGCCCCGATCCGCCGCAAGGCCTCGTGA
- a CDS encoding DUF6732 family protein, with protein sequence MKRIFAPAGVLAQLVAGTSAAQAHGGHIGEVAGHAHWIGIAAVAAAATLAAGVALAGRKRRSKATVDGDETAETAPNEGAA encoded by the coding sequence ATGAAACGCATATTTGCCCCAGCGGGTGTTCTGGCACAGCTTGTCGCCGGCACGAGTGCGGCGCAGGCTCATGGCGGACATATCGGCGAAGTCGCCGGTCATGCCCATTGGATCGGGATTGCGGCTGTGGCGGCAGCTGCCACCCTTGCCGCAGGCGTGGCGCTGGCGGGCCGCAAGCGGCGGTCCAAAGCAACGGTCGACGGTGACGAAACAGCGGAGACGGCTCCGAACGAGGGTGCGGCATGA
- a CDS encoding sirohydrochlorin chelatase — protein sequence MMADALMDPTQNGEKLGLMICGHGSRNRGAVQEFARLAEGLRTRFPGWPVEYGYLEFANPVIKDGLDKLCDQGCTRILAVPGMLFAAGHAKNDIPSVLNTYQAQNPGVTIDYGRELAVDPRMIRAAAARIQEALDASDSDVPLHETLLMVVGRGASDPDANSNVAKITRMLWEGFGFGWAETCYSGVTFPLVEPGLEHAARLGYRRIVVFPYFLFSGVLVSRIYNRTDEVAERHPEIEFLKAGYLNDHPQVIDTMADRVREILQGSNLMNCQMCKYREQVLGFEEDIGRAQESHHHHVEGLGAEAECQLCDVTCTGACEAQPREHHHHHHHGDGHDHPHGHGHGHGHDHSHDHHHPVYPHADHPLGPKSMRPKG from the coding sequence ATGATGGCGGATGCATTGATGGACCCGACACAAAACGGCGAGAAACTCGGCCTGATGATCTGCGGCCATGGCAGCCGCAATCGCGGAGCGGTGCAGGAGTTCGCGCGGCTCGCGGAAGGCTTGCGCACCCGCTTTCCCGGCTGGCCGGTGGAATACGGCTACCTCGAGTTTGCCAATCCGGTGATCAAGGACGGGCTGGACAAGCTGTGCGATCAGGGCTGCACGCGTATCCTCGCGGTGCCGGGCATGCTGTTTGCGGCCGGTCATGCCAAGAATGACATCCCCTCCGTTCTCAACACCTATCAGGCGCAGAACCCGGGCGTGACCATCGACTACGGACGCGAGCTGGCCGTTGATCCGCGGATGATCCGCGCGGCCGCTGCGCGCATCCAGGAAGCGCTCGACGCCAGCGACAGCGATGTTCCGCTGCATGAAACGCTGCTGATGGTGGTCGGACGCGGCGCCTCCGATCCGGACGCCAACTCTAACGTCGCCAAGATCACCCGCATGCTGTGGGAAGGTTTCGGCTTCGGCTGGGCGGAGACCTGCTATTCCGGCGTCACCTTCCCGCTCGTGGAGCCCGGGCTGGAGCATGCCGCCAGGCTCGGTTACCGCCGCATCGTCGTCTTTCCGTATTTCCTGTTCTCCGGCGTCCTGGTGTCGCGTATCTACAACCGCACGGACGAGGTTGCCGAACGCCATCCGGAGATCGAGTTTCTCAAGGCCGGCTATCTGAACGACCATCCGCAGGTGATCGACACGATGGCGGATCGGGTGCGCGAGATCCTGCAGGGCTCCAACCTGATGAACTGCCAGATGTGCAAGTACCGGGAGCAGGTGCTCGGCTTCGAGGAGGACATCGGCCGTGCGCAGGAAAGCCATCATCATCACGTCGAGGGTCTGGGGGCGGAAGCCGAATGCCAGCTTTGCGACGTGACCTGCACCGGCGCCTGCGAGGCCCAGCCGCGGGAGCACCACCACCATCATCATCACGGTGACGGACACGACCATCCTCACGGGCACGGGCACGGGCACGGGCATGATCATTCCCACGATCACCATCACCCGGTCTATCCGCATGCGGATCACCCGCTGGGGCCGAAGTCGATGAGGCCCAAGGGGTGA
- a CDS encoding precorrin-8X methylmutase, with product MSRTPAGGYDYERDPAAIYRRSFAIVRAEADLDAVPTDLHPAAIRIIHACGMPEVAADLAWSDGVAQAVAHALANGAPVFADVRMVTEGIIASRLPADNEVICTLNDPRVPELAGRLATTRSAAAVELWRERLDGAVVVIGNAPTALFHLLERLADWDVRPAAVLGFPVGFVGAAESKDALADNPFDVPYLVLRGRRGGSAIAAAALNALAGGVPEEAAP from the coding sequence GTGAGCAGGACGCCCGCCGGCGGCTATGATTACGAACGCGATCCGGCGGCGATCTATCGCCGGTCCTTTGCCATCGTGCGCGCCGAAGCCGATCTCGATGCCGTGCCGACGGATCTCCATCCGGCGGCCATCCGCATCATCCACGCCTGCGGTATGCCGGAGGTGGCCGCCGATCTCGCCTGGAGCGATGGGGTCGCGCAGGCGGTCGCGCACGCGCTTGCGAACGGCGCGCCGGTCTTCGCCGATGTTCGCATGGTCACGGAAGGCATCATCGCCAGCCGCTTGCCGGCGGACAATGAGGTGATCTGCACCCTCAACGATCCACGCGTGCCGGAGCTGGCGGGCAGGCTTGCGACGACCCGCTCGGCGGCTGCCGTGGAGTTGTGGCGCGAGCGGCTCGACGGCGCGGTCGTGGTGATCGGCAATGCGCCGACGGCGCTGTTTCATCTGCTGGAACGGCTCGCCGACTGGGACGTCCGCCCGGCCGCAGTCCTCGGCTTCCCGGTCGGTTTCGTCGGTGCGGCGGAATCGAAGGACGCGCTTGCCGACAATCCCTTTGACGTTCCCTATTTGGTTCTGCGCGGTCGGCGCGGCGGGTCGGCGATTGCGGCAGCCGCGCTCAACGCACTGGCCGGCGGCGTGCCGGAGGAGGCCGCACCGTGA
- the cbiE gene encoding precorrin-6y C5,15-methyltransferase (decarboxylating) subunit CbiE: MLIGLGEDGWDGLSQLARGALRDSPRVFGGARHAKLLVAHGIEVTLWPSPFHEGLEALLSARGTPTVVLASGNPMWFGIGSTLARRLSPSEMTILPGHSSLSLAASRLCWPLQDVEIVSLHGRSLDSLRARLYPGARLLCLTSDGAAVHAIADLLADEGYGASRLTVLEHLGGSRERVVAGTAEGWDEAVADLNVLAIEAEAVRDTPLRACVPGLPDDAFRHDGKITKREVRAVTLARLAPVPGARLWDIGAGSGAVSIEWLRAARGTSAIALEPDDGRRAVALANAAALGTPQLDLRNASAPEGLDGLERPDAVFLGGGLTAPGIVDAVFEALTPGGRLVANAVTLESEAVLLAAHARLGGELTRIAISRASPVGGLTGWRPLMPVTQWSLVKP; encoded by the coding sequence ATGCTGATCGGCCTGGGCGAGGACGGCTGGGACGGTCTGTCGCAGCTTGCGCGCGGAGCCCTGCGCGATTCGCCAAGGGTTTTTGGCGGTGCGCGCCATGCGAAACTCCTCGTCGCCCACGGCATTGAAGTCACGCTCTGGCCGTCTCCCTTTCACGAAGGGCTTGAGGCGCTGCTTTCGGCGCGCGGCACACCGACGGTGGTGCTGGCGAGCGGCAATCCGATGTGGTTCGGCATCGGATCAACGCTTGCCCGCCGTCTGTCACCGTCCGAGATGACGATCCTGCCGGGGCATTCCTCCCTGTCGCTTGCCGCGTCCCGTCTTTGCTGGCCGCTGCAGGACGTCGAGATCGTGTCGCTGCACGGCCGGTCGCTCGATTCTTTGCGCGCGCGGCTCTATCCCGGTGCGCGGCTGCTGTGCCTGACCTCCGACGGCGCGGCGGTTCACGCGATTGCCGATCTCCTCGCCGACGAGGGCTATGGCGCAAGCCGGCTGACGGTTCTCGAACATCTCGGCGGTTCGCGCGAACGTGTCGTTGCCGGCACGGCGGAAGGCTGGGACGAAGCGGTCGCCGATCTCAATGTACTGGCCATCGAGGCCGAGGCTGTGCGCGATACACCTTTGCGCGCCTGCGTGCCGGGTCTGCCGGACGACGCCTTTCGTCACGACGGCAAGATCACCAAGCGCGAGGTGCGTGCCGTCACGCTCGCCCGTCTGGCACCGGTCCCCGGCGCGCGTCTGTGGGATATCGGCGCGGGGTCCGGCGCGGTTTCCATCGAGTGGCTGCGCGCCGCGCGCGGCACCTCGGCCATCGCGCTGGAACCCGATGACGGGCGTCGCGCCGTGGCGCTGGCCAATGCAGCTGCCCTCGGCACGCCGCAGCTTGATCTGCGCAACGCCTCCGCGCCGGAGGGACTGGACGGGCTGGAACGTCCCGATGCCGTCTTTCTGGGAGGCGGCCTTACCGCGCCGGGGATCGTCGATGCCGTCTTCGAAGCGTTGACGCCCGGCGGTCGGCTCGTTGCAAATGCCGTCACGCTGGAAAGCGAGGCCGTGCTTCTCGCCGCCCACGCGCGACTGGGCGGGGAGCTCACGCGCATCGCCATTTCCCGAGCAAGTCCGGTTGGCGGGCTGACCGGCTGGCGCCCGTTGATGCCCGTGACGCAGTGGAGCCTGGTGAAACCGTGA
- the cobI gene encoding precorrin-2 C(20)-methyltransferase: MSDLHAPASNRLGGTFYGVGLGPGDPELMTLKAHRLISNARIIAYPAPDDGESFARSIAADAIRPDAREIPIVVPMRVDRFPARAVYDKAAEKIGAALDDGHDVVTLCEGDPFFYGSFMYLFERLSPRFACEIVPGVTSLTACAARLGRPLTARNDVLTVIPGPLPDDEIRPRIEAAGAVAIMKVGRHLDRLTRLLDEMGLLSFSGYAERATLANEQVMPLASVQAATAPYFSMILIYKGDEAWMLPPQSSS; the protein is encoded by the coding sequence GTGAGCGATCTACACGCCCCCGCATCGAATCGTCTCGGCGGAACGTTTTACGGCGTCGGGCTTGGGCCCGGCGATCCGGAGCTGATGACACTGAAGGCGCACCGGCTGATCTCCAATGCGCGGATCATTGCCTATCCGGCGCCCGATGATGGCGAGAGTTTCGCCCGCTCAATCGCAGCAGACGCGATCCGGCCCGACGCCCGCGAGATCCCGATTGTTGTGCCGATGCGGGTGGACCGCTTCCCGGCCCGGGCCGTCTATGACAAGGCGGCGGAGAAGATCGGCGCGGCTCTCGACGACGGCCACGACGTGGTAACCCTGTGCGAGGGAGACCCCTTCTTCTACGGCTCCTTCATGTATCTGTTCGAGCGGCTGTCTCCGCGCTTTGCCTGCGAGATCGTGCCGGGCGTGACCTCGCTGACCGCCTGTGCCGCGCGGCTCGGACGTCCGCTCACCGCGCGCAACGATGTGCTCACCGTGATCCCCGGGCCGCTGCCGGACGACGAGATCCGTCCGCGCATCGAGGCGGCTGGAGCAGTCGCGATCATGAAGGTCGGACGCCACCTCGACCGTCTCACGCGGTTGCTCGACGAGATGGGGCTTTTATCCTTTTCCGGCTACGCGGAACGCGCAACGCTTGCAAACGAGCAGGTCATGCCGCTTGCAAGCGTTCAGGCCGCCACCGCCCCGTATTTTTCCATGATCCTGATTTACAAGGGAGATGAAGCGTGGATGCTTCCGCCGCAATCCTCGTCCTGA
- the cobJ gene encoding precorrin-3B C(17)-methyltransferase, which produces MDASAAILVLTPAAEATARRVAAALPGATLHGLAHRVPGLDASFAETLNHIRSLYQAGTPIIGVCASGILIRALAAVISDKRLEPPVLAVSEDGASVIPLLGGHRGANSLARQIAEALDGHAGVTTAGDTALGIALDSPPAGWWLANPEHAKGFMAELLAGAPVRIEGNAEWIARSRLAVSDKADLTICLTEERRTSDDKTLVYHPRRLAVGVGCARGCPADELSALVRETLEAEGLAEGAVACIATLDLKADEPAMNALADALKVPLRVFDAETLEAEMPRLENPSEVVFAEVGCHGVSEGAALAAVGPQGSLRVAKRKTANATVAVALSLAPLKPSEVGRERGRLSVIGIGPGRDDWRTPQASRLLAEADEIVGYSLYLDLVAPLIQGKPRHAFPLGAEEERVRFALERAGEGRSVALVSSGDAGIYAMGALVFELLDRPQADGGVSDAARRIEVTNAPGISALQAVSALIGAPLGHDFCTISLSDLLTPWEAIEQRLKAAAMGDFVIAFYNPVSKRRRTQLAAAREILLAHRPADTPVVLGFNLGREGETVRVTTLAALTVDEVDMLTTVLVGSSASRAVMTGAGKPFVYTPRGYAKRIEEKL; this is translated from the coding sequence GTGGATGCTTCCGCCGCAATCCTCGTCCTGACGCCGGCCGCCGAGGCGACCGCGCGCCGGGTGGCGGCCGCGTTGCCGGGCGCAACGCTGCACGGCCTTGCCCACCGGGTGCCGGGCCTCGATGCGTCCTTCGCCGAAACGCTCAACCATATCCGCTCGCTCTATCAGGCGGGGACGCCGATCATCGGCGTTTGCGCCTCCGGGATCCTGATCCGTGCGCTGGCGGCGGTGATCTCCGACAAGCGGCTCGAGCCTCCGGTGCTTGCCGTCTCCGAGGATGGCGCAAGCGTGATCCCGCTGCTTGGCGGGCACCGTGGAGCCAACTCGCTGGCGCGGCAGATCGCCGAGGCGCTCGATGGGCATGCAGGCGTGACGACCGCAGGCGATACCGCGCTCGGGATTGCACTGGATTCCCCGCCCGCCGGATGGTGGCTCGCCAATCCCGAACACGCCAAGGGCTTCATGGCGGAACTTCTGGCGGGTGCGCCGGTGCGCATCGAGGGCAATGCGGAGTGGATCGCCCGCTCGCGGCTCGCGGTCTCCGACAAGGCCGATCTGACGATTTGCCTGACCGAGGAACGCCGCACATCAGACGACAAGACGCTGGTCTATCACCCCCGTCGTCTCGCGGTCGGCGTTGGCTGCGCACGCGGCTGCCCGGCGGATGAGCTTTCCGCGCTCGTGCGCGAGACGCTGGAGGCCGAGGGCCTGGCGGAAGGGGCCGTGGCATGCATTGCAACCCTCGATCTCAAGGCCGACGAGCCGGCGATGAACGCGCTGGCCGACGCGCTCAAGGTGCCCTTGCGCGTCTTCGACGCCGAAACGCTGGAGGCAGAGATGCCGCGCCTTGAGAACCCGTCGGAGGTCGTCTTCGCCGAGGTCGGTTGCCACGGGGTCAGCGAGGGGGCCGCCCTTGCCGCCGTCGGGCCGCAAGGCTCCCTTCGCGTCGCCAAACGCAAGACCGCGAACGCGACGGTGGCGGTTGCCCTGTCGCTGGCGCCGTTGAAACCCTCCGAGGTCGGCCGTGAGCGCGGCCGGCTGTCGGTGATCGGCATCGGTCCGGGGCGTGACGACTGGCGCACACCGCAGGCCTCGCGCCTTCTGGCGGAGGCCGACGAGATCGTCGGCTATTCGCTCTATCTCGACCTTGTCGCCCCCCTCATTCAGGGCAAGCCGCGCCATGCCTTTCCGCTCGGCGCGGAGGAGGAGCGCGTGCGTTTCGCGCTGGAACGGGCCGGCGAGGGGCGGTCGGTCGCGCTGGTGTCGTCGGGTGACGCCGGCATCTACGCCATGGGCGCGCTGGTGTTCGAACTGCTCGACAGGCCGCAAGCCGACGGCGGGGTTTCGGATGCCGCGCGCCGTATCGAGGTGACCAACGCGCCGGGAATCTCCGCGCTTCAGGCGGTCTCCGCGCTGATCGGCGCGCCGCTCGGCCATGACTTCTGCACCATTTCGCTCTCCGATCTCCTGACTCCCTGGGAGGCGATCGAACAGCGCCTCAAGGCTGCGGCGATGGGCGATTTCGTCATCGCCTTCTACAATCCTGTCTCCAAGCGCCGCCGCACCCAGCTTGCTGCAGCCCGTGAGATCCTGCTGGCGCACAGGCCTGCCGATACGCCCGTCGTGCTTGGCTTCAATCTGGGCCGCGAAGGCGAGACCGTGCGCGTCACCACGCTTGCAGCGCTCACCGTCGACGAGGTCGACATGCTGACCACCGTGCTTGTCGGTTCCTCGGCATCGCGTGCGGTCATGACCGGTGCCGGCAAACCCTTCGTCTACACGCCGCGCGGCTACGCCAAGCGCATCGAGGAAAAGCTATGA